A genomic segment from Streptosporangium roseum DSM 43021 encodes:
- a CDS encoding cation-translocating P-type ATPase has product MLLSRVLTLSTEALWGAVPDAIRNALPRPRGRRPAPGGFHVDLRAIGGPGTERVARRLEELLLALDGVERAEVNGALAAVFVGGDADLVDLDELMSIIDELDSEQDAAEDREQAWGSSLSSVVEQHTRAGLRLGASLVGAGLAFAGRAAHLPPLFPTVPTLLHLAESTPAVRAELERHLGRSATGALFTTANIVAGTLALRPLGLLVHSVSAAGRYAEARGTQRAWELHGRRLASREGAYRHTRAPKRPRPAPRVHSPVERFERAVAPVALGASGLTRIVGAGHRRGLAMLVATTPKAAKVGREAFSCAVGRALARRGTVVLNSEALRHMDGIDTVVLDAALLDTGSWTVDRVVPLADDVTADELHARLYALLDLTDPAARRERGTWAAGPLADLAGLLPADAPEWAARGLRPVGVTRRGRLVAVAGLAPEADPLAEAVVAAAKGGCTVMLAGGDRGLAKRLAIDEVVPGGPRLAASVRALQAGGHGVAVVSRRSRAALAQADLGIGVLGRSGRVPWDADVIGEFDGIHLLLSCLAPARRTSERCVWLSVAGAAAGATLTAAGAREASVRRAQLVNDCAALAAIALGEWAGREAGRGAPPVGADRTPWHAMPVGEVLSRLGSSPSGISEAEALRRRPPPGPDGPDGPDSLLRVSAQELANPLTPVLAAGAGVSAVVGSLADSALIGTVLIVNALIGGGQRFAADRALHRLTETVAVRVRLRRPHANANAGTGGGGGANGGRGTNAGTGGGTGGGATAGDLVAGDVVELRAGDAVPADCRVLRAVGLEIDEAALTGESQLVAKSPAPVSAAAVADRSSMVYQGTTVAAGHGLAVVVAAGEATESARTARLTADGRPPTGVQLRLRALSRRVLPVAIGSGAVLLAADLLRGRSLSEALAPAVSLAVAAVPEGLPFVASAAELAAARRLSTRNTLVPTPSTIEALGRVNVLCFDKTGTLTEGHISLRRVSDGRADRPVEELVPGLRRIVAAALRASPRHDTGRLVPHPTDRAVLDGARRLRVTPEEGPGTWQRVDELPFEPGRGYHAVLGLSGPGHLLSVKGAPEVVLTRCAALLREGGPVPLDGPARAELEEEIDRLARQGYRMLAVAERPASDRRDLDESRIEGLTFLGFLCLADPVRPTAAESVGRLTRAGVRIVMVTGDHPSTAEAIAAELGVLNGARIMTGPELDDLDDDALTKVLPDVTVFARTTPAHKVRIVDCLRRSGMVVAVTGDGANDAPAIRAADVGIALGSRATPAARAAADVVVTDDRIETIVDAIIEGRAMWSSVRDALSILLGGNIGEIVFAVASSLLTGRNVLNARQLLLVNLLTDMLPAMAVAVRPPAATSPERLLAEGPEASLAASLTRDIYLRAAVTAAAAGAAWSIGRMTGTRARADTVGLVALVSAQLFQTLALGGRDRVVALASLASLAVLGLAVSLPGLSRFFGCRPLGPVGWAIAFGSAAVATALGTAVQTSTREMSSTVH; this is encoded by the coding sequence ATGTTGCTGTCGCGTGTGCTCACGCTTTCCACCGAAGCGCTGTGGGGCGCCGTGCCCGACGCGATACGGAACGCCTTGCCGCGTCCTCGCGGGAGGCGGCCCGCTCCCGGCGGGTTCCACGTCGACCTGCGCGCGATCGGCGGGCCGGGCACCGAACGGGTGGCGCGGCGGCTCGAAGAGCTGTTGCTCGCGCTGGACGGGGTGGAGCGGGCGGAGGTCAACGGCGCCCTCGCCGCCGTCTTCGTGGGAGGCGACGCCGACCTGGTCGACCTGGACGAGCTGATGTCGATCATCGATGAGCTCGACTCCGAGCAGGATGCCGCGGAGGACCGGGAGCAGGCCTGGGGGTCGTCGCTGTCCAGCGTGGTGGAGCAGCACACCCGCGCGGGCCTCAGGCTCGGCGCGAGCCTGGTCGGAGCCGGGCTGGCGTTCGCCGGGCGCGCGGCCCACCTGCCACCGCTCTTCCCCACCGTCCCGACCCTGCTGCACCTGGCCGAATCCACCCCGGCGGTCCGCGCCGAGCTGGAACGCCACCTCGGCCGGTCGGCCACCGGCGCCCTGTTCACAACGGCGAACATCGTCGCCGGCACGCTCGCCCTGCGCCCGCTGGGACTGCTGGTCCACTCCGTCTCCGCCGCCGGCCGCTACGCGGAGGCGCGCGGCACGCAGCGGGCGTGGGAGCTGCACGGGCGGCGGCTGGCCTCCAGGGAGGGCGCCTACCGGCACACCCGGGCGCCGAAGAGACCGCGCCCGGCTCCCCGGGTGCACAGCCCCGTGGAGAGGTTCGAACGCGCCGTGGCCCCGGTGGCGCTGGGCGCGTCGGGGCTGACGCGCATCGTCGGCGCCGGTCACCGGCGTGGGCTGGCCATGCTGGTCGCGACGACGCCCAAGGCGGCGAAGGTGGGCCGCGAAGCCTTCTCCTGCGCGGTCGGACGCGCTCTGGCCAGGCGGGGCACGGTCGTTCTCAACAGCGAGGCCCTGCGTCACATGGACGGCATAGACACGGTCGTCCTCGACGCGGCCCTTCTCGACACGGGCTCCTGGACGGTCGACCGCGTCGTGCCGCTCGCCGACGACGTGACCGCCGACGAGCTGCACGCGCGGCTCTACGCCCTGCTCGACCTCACCGACCCCGCGGCCCGGCGGGAGCGCGGCACCTGGGCGGCCGGGCCTCTGGCGGACCTGGCGGGACTCCTCCCGGCGGACGCCCCGGAATGGGCGGCTCGGGGCCTCCGGCCCGTCGGCGTGACGCGGCGGGGCCGGCTGGTCGCCGTGGCCGGGCTGGCGCCGGAGGCCGACCCCCTGGCGGAGGCGGTCGTGGCGGCGGCCAAGGGCGGCTGCACCGTCATGCTGGCGGGAGGCGACCGAGGGCTCGCCAAGCGCCTGGCCATCGACGAGGTCGTGCCGGGCGGCCCCCGGCTGGCCGCGTCGGTCCGCGCGCTCCAGGCGGGCGGTCACGGGGTCGCCGTGGTGTCGAGGCGTTCCAGGGCCGCCCTGGCCCAGGCCGATCTGGGCATCGGCGTGCTGGGCCGGTCGGGCCGCGTGCCGTGGGACGCGGACGTGATCGGTGAGTTCGACGGGATCCACCTGCTCCTGAGCTGCCTGGCACCGGCGAGGAGGACGAGCGAGCGGTGCGTGTGGCTCAGCGTGGCGGGGGCGGCCGCCGGGGCCACGCTGACGGCCGCCGGAGCGCGGGAGGCGTCGGTGCGCCGGGCTCAGCTCGTGAACGACTGCGCGGCGCTGGCCGCGATCGCCCTGGGCGAGTGGGCGGGCCGCGAAGCCGGACGCGGAGCGCCCCCGGTCGGCGCCGACCGCACCCCCTGGCACGCCATGCCGGTCGGGGAGGTGCTGTCCCGGCTCGGCTCCTCCCCCTCCGGCATCTCCGAGGCGGAGGCCCTGCGGCGCAGGCCCCCGCCGGGACCGGACGGGCCCGACGGCCCCGATTCACTGCTGCGCGTGTCCGCCCAGGAGCTGGCCAACCCGCTGACCCCGGTGCTGGCGGCGGGAGCGGGCGTGTCGGCCGTGGTCGGCTCGCTCGCCGACTCGGCGCTGATAGGCACGGTCCTGATCGTCAACGCGCTCATCGGCGGGGGCCAGCGGTTCGCCGCCGACCGGGCGCTGCACCGCCTGACCGAGACGGTCGCGGTCCGCGTACGGCTGCGCCGTCCCCACGCGAACGCGAACGCGGGCACGGGCGGGGGCGGGGGCGCGAACGGGGGCAGGGGCACGAACGCGGGCACGGGCGGGGGCACGGGCGGGGGCGCGACGGCCGGCGACCTCGTGGCGGGCGATGTCGTCGAGCTGCGCGCGGGCGACGCCGTACCGGCCGACTGCCGGGTGCTCAGGGCCGTGGGCCTGGAGATCGACGAGGCGGCGCTGACCGGCGAATCCCAGCTCGTCGCCAAGTCGCCGGCGCCCGTCAGCGCCGCCGCCGTCGCCGACCGGAGCTCGATGGTCTACCAGGGCACGACGGTGGCGGCCGGCCATGGACTGGCCGTGGTCGTCGCGGCGGGCGAGGCGACGGAGTCGGCCCGGACGGCCCGGCTCACCGCGGACGGGCGTCCGCCGACCGGCGTGCAGCTGCGGCTGCGGGCGCTGAGCCGGCGGGTCCTCCCGGTCGCGATCGGTTCCGGCGCCGTCCTGCTGGCCGCCGACCTGCTCCGCGGCAGGTCGCTGTCGGAGGCGCTCGCACCCGCGGTGAGCCTGGCCGTCGCCGCCGTGCCCGAGGGGCTCCCCTTCGTCGCCTCGGCCGCGGAGCTCGCCGCCGCCCGGCGGCTGTCGACCCGTAACACCCTGGTGCCCACCCCCTCCACGATCGAGGCCCTGGGCCGGGTGAACGTGCTCTGCTTCGACAAGACCGGGACGTTGACCGAGGGGCACATCAGCCTGCGGCGCGTTTCCGACGGGCGTGCCGATCGTCCCGTGGAGGAGCTGGTACCCGGGCTGCGGCGGATCGTGGCCGCCGCGCTGCGCGCGAGCCCCCGCCACGACACCGGGCGGCTCGTTCCCCACCCCACCGACCGCGCCGTGCTGGACGGCGCCCGGCGGCTGCGCGTGACGCCCGAGGAGGGGCCGGGCACCTGGCAACGGGTCGACGAGCTCCCCTTCGAGCCCGGCCGCGGCTATCACGCGGTGCTCGGCCTGAGCGGGCCGGGACACCTGCTGAGCGTCAAAGGCGCCCCGGAGGTCGTGCTCACCCGATGCGCGGCCCTGCTCCGTGAGGGCGGCCCCGTCCCCCTTGACGGACCCGCCAGGGCGGAGCTCGAAGAGGAGATCGACAGGCTCGCCCGGCAGGGGTACCGGATGCTCGCGGTGGCGGAGCGGCCCGCCTCCGACCGCCGGGACCTCGACGAGTCCCGCATCGAGGGACTGACCTTCCTGGGCTTCCTCTGCCTGGCCGACCCCGTCCGGCCCACCGCGGCCGAGAGCGTCGGCCGCCTGACGCGGGCGGGCGTCCGGATCGTCATGGTCACAGGCGATCACCCGAGCACCGCCGAGGCGATCGCCGCCGAGCTCGGCGTGCTGAACGGCGCGCGGATCATGACGGGGCCGGAGCTGGACGACCTCGACGACGACGCCCTGACGAAGGTGCTGCCGGACGTGACGGTCTTCGCCCGGACCACTCCGGCGCACAAGGTCCGGATCGTCGACTGCCTGCGCCGCTCCGGCATGGTCGTGGCGGTCACCGGCGACGGCGCCAACGACGCTCCCGCAATCCGCGCCGCGGACGTGGGGATCGCCCTCGGGTCCCGTGCCACTCCGGCGGCTCGGGCGGCGGCCGACGTCGTGGTGACCGACGACCGCATCGAGACGATCGTCGATGCGATCATCGAGGGCAGAGCCATGTGGAGTTCGGTCCGCGACGCCCTGAGCATCCTGCTCGGCGGCAACATCGGCGAGATCGTCTTCGCGGTCGCGTCCAGCCTCCTCACCGGCCGGAACGTGCTGAACGCCCGCCAGCTCCTGCTGGTCAACCTGCTCACCGACATGCTGCCGGCGATGGCGGTGGCCGTCCGGCCTCCGGCGGCGACCAGCCCCGAGAGGCTGCTCGCCGAGGGGCCGGAGGCCTCGCTGGCCGCCTCCCTGACCCGGGACATCTACCTGCGCGCCGCCGTCACGGCGGCCGCGGCAGGCGCCGCGTGGTCGATCGGGCGGATGACCGGCACGCGGGCACGGGCGGACACGGTCGGGCTGGTCGCGCTGGTGTCGGCGCAGCTGTTCCAGACACTGGCCCTGGGCGGCCGGGACCGCGTGGTCGCACTGGCCTCGCTGGCGTCTCTGGCCGTTCTGGGCCTGGCCGTCTCGCTCCCGGGCCTGTCCCGGTTCTTCGGCTGCCGCCCGCTCGGGCCCGTGGGGTGGGCCATCGCGTTCGGGAGTGCCGCCGTCGCCACCGCTCTCGGCACGGCGGTCCAGACCTCGACGCGCGAGATGTCATCGACCGTTCACTGA
- a CDS encoding acyl-CoA dehydrogenase family protein, whose product MDFALSTKAEEYLANLTDFMVSHVYPAEPVYHGWRLAKGHDDHTLPPVVEELKAEARSRGLWNLFLPDESGMSVLDYASLAEVTGRSIDLAPEALNCAAPDTGNMEVLHMFGSPGQRERWLKPLLSGEIRSAFAMTEPAVASSDATNIATSITLDGSEYVINGRKWFITGAADPRCEIMIVMGKTDPDAPTHRQQSMILVPMDTPGVEVVRHLPLFGYQEQHGHSEIVFTDVRVPASNLLAEEGDGFRIAQARLGPGRIHHCMRAIGMAERALELMCSRAANRVAFGQTLAQQGVVQQQIAESRLAIDQARLLTLKAAWMIDTVGAKAAAAEISAIKVVAPRMACEVIDRAIQVHGGMGVCDDVPLAMMYAQARAMRIFDGPDEVHIRTVARRELKPYLL is encoded by the coding sequence ATGGACTTCGCGCTCAGCACGAAGGCGGAGGAATACCTCGCCAATCTGACCGATTTCATGGTGTCCCATGTGTATCCCGCCGAGCCCGTCTACCACGGGTGGCGGCTCGCCAAGGGGCACGACGACCACACCCTGCCACCGGTCGTCGAGGAGCTCAAGGCCGAGGCTCGCTCGCGTGGTCTATGGAACCTGTTCCTGCCTGACGAGTCGGGCATGTCGGTGCTCGACTACGCCAGCCTGGCCGAGGTGACCGGCCGCTCCATCGACCTCGCCCCGGAGGCGCTGAACTGCGCGGCCCCCGACACCGGGAACATGGAGGTCCTGCACATGTTCGGCTCGCCCGGACAGCGGGAGCGCTGGCTCAAGCCCCTGCTCTCCGGCGAGATCCGCTCGGCGTTCGCGATGACCGAACCCGCGGTGGCCTCCAGCGACGCCACCAACATCGCCACCTCCATCACCCTCGACGGCTCCGAGTACGTGATCAACGGCCGCAAGTGGTTCATCACCGGCGCGGCCGATCCGCGCTGCGAGATCATGATCGTGATGGGCAAGACCGACCCCGACGCCCCGACGCACCGCCAGCAGTCGATGATCCTCGTCCCCATGGACACCCCCGGCGTGGAGGTCGTCCGCCACCTGCCGCTCTTCGGCTACCAGGAGCAGCACGGCCATTCCGAGATCGTCTTCACCGACGTCCGGGTGCCCGCCTCGAACCTCCTCGCGGAGGAGGGCGACGGTTTCCGCATCGCCCAGGCGCGTCTGGGACCGGGCCGCATCCACCACTGCATGCGGGCGATCGGCATGGCCGAGCGCGCCCTGGAGCTGATGTGCTCCCGCGCCGCCAACCGCGTGGCCTTCGGCCAGACCCTCGCCCAGCAGGGCGTCGTCCAGCAGCAGATCGCCGAGTCCCGGCTGGCCATCGACCAGGCCCGGCTGCTCACCCTGAAGGCCGCCTGGATGATCGACACCGTCGGCGCCAAGGCCGCCGCCGCGGAGATCTCCGCCATCAAGGTCGTCGCCCCCCGGATGGCCTGCGAGGTCATCGACCGGGCCATCCAGGTCCACGGCGGCATGGGTGTCTGCGACGACGTCCCGCTCGCCATGATGTACGCCCAGGCCCGCGCGATGCGCATCTTCGACGGCCCCGACGAGGTCCACATCCGTACGGTCGCCCGCCGGGAGCTCAAGCCCTACCTCCTGTGA
- a CDS encoding HAD family hydrolase, producing MLKGVLIDWGGVLTTGLSEAITEWIVADRIDPGHYRDVMRRLVLHAYEGSGSGENAIHALERGEISGLDFERNLAARLVTTDGVPPVAEGLLARMFAGFQRVEPMYDMLRQARAAGLRTCLVSNSWANEYPREDWDDFFDEIVISGEVGMRKPEPRIFEHALGRVGLAGPECVFVDDMEANITAARALGIVGVHHRDPELTITELERLFSVPLR from the coding sequence ATGCTCAAGGGTGTGCTGATCGACTGGGGTGGCGTGCTCACCACGGGGCTGTCCGAGGCGATCACCGAGTGGATCGTCGCCGACCGGATCGACCCCGGCCACTACCGCGACGTGATGCGCCGGCTGGTCCTGCACGCCTACGAGGGCTCCGGGTCCGGCGAGAACGCGATCCACGCGCTGGAGCGGGGCGAGATCTCCGGGCTGGACTTCGAGCGGAACCTGGCCGCCAGGCTGGTCACCACGGACGGCGTGCCGCCGGTCGCCGAGGGGCTCCTGGCCAGGATGTTCGCCGGGTTCCAGCGGGTCGAGCCGATGTACGACATGCTCCGCCAGGCCCGCGCGGCCGGGCTGCGGACCTGCCTGGTCTCCAACTCCTGGGCCAACGAGTATCCCCGCGAGGACTGGGACGACTTCTTCGACGAGATCGTCATCTCGGGGGAGGTCGGCATGCGCAAGCCGGAACCGAGGATCTTCGAGCACGCGCTCGGCAGGGTCGGCCTGGCGGGGCCCGAATGCGTGTTCGTGGACGACATGGAGGCCAACATCACGGCCGCCCGCGCGCTCGGCATCGTCGGCGTGCACCACCGGGACCCCGAACTGACCATCACCGAGCTGGAGCGGCTTTTCAGCGTGCCGCTGCGCTGA
- a CDS encoding DUF6912 family protein: MRVYLPCTLPALARVVTLGELGPAPLTGYAVTPALVEWYVSGDTEELEYVALTEAARASLRMLAADRADGVQVAARRVVIAAEVPDGSVSAGAELEERARVRLAAAIPMADIAAVHVDDLSAVEDVEAAIAALPAADRGDDDARFALDGAEANELLWYATQEIPDLVG; the protein is encoded by the coding sequence ATGCGCGTCTACCTGCCGTGCACGCTCCCCGCGCTGGCCCGTGTGGTCACCCTGGGGGAGCTCGGCCCGGCCCCGCTGACCGGCTACGCGGTGACCCCCGCGTTGGTCGAGTGGTACGTCTCGGGTGACACCGAGGAACTGGAGTACGTCGCCCTGACCGAGGCGGCCAGGGCGTCGCTGCGGATGCTGGCCGCCGACCGCGCCGACGGCGTGCAGGTGGCCGCGCGCCGGGTGGTGATCGCCGCCGAGGTGCCGGACGGGAGCGTGAGCGCGGGCGCCGAGCTGGAGGAGCGCGCCCGCGTACGGCTCGCCGCGGCGATCCCGATGGCCGACATCGCCGCGGTCCACGTGGACGACCTGTCCGCGGTGGAGGACGTCGAAGCCGCGATCGCCGCGCTCCCGGCCGCCGACCGGGGCGATGACGACGCCCGGTTCGCCCTGGACGGCGCCGAGGCCAACGAGCTGCTGTGGTACGCCACCCAGGAGATACCCGACCTGGTCGGCTGA
- a CDS encoding HAD family hydrolase: protein MRHIVWDWNGTLFHDIDAVVGATNEVFAPYGLGSYDVDGFRAVYTRPIWTAYERMLGRALHDGEWERLDLGFHENYHRLMLECGLAADAASTLESWEREGGKQSLLSMWAHERLGPKVSEFGIDRHFTRIDGLRSASGGHKADSMVTHLAALGLDPAEVLVIGDSLDDAHAAQHVGARAVLYTGGMTSRRDLMAFGVPVVDTLANAIDYA, encoded by the coding sequence ATGAGACACATTGTTTGGGACTGGAACGGCACGCTCTTCCACGACATCGACGCCGTCGTCGGAGCGACGAACGAGGTGTTCGCGCCCTACGGGCTGGGCTCCTACGATGTCGACGGCTTCCGGGCGGTGTACACACGCCCCATCTGGACGGCCTACGAGCGCATGCTCGGCCGGGCGCTCCACGACGGCGAGTGGGAGAGGCTGGACCTCGGCTTCCACGAGAACTACCACCGGCTGATGCTGGAGTGCGGTCTCGCGGCGGACGCGGCCTCCACCCTGGAGAGCTGGGAGCGGGAGGGCGGCAAACAGTCGCTGCTGTCGATGTGGGCGCACGAGCGGCTGGGGCCCAAGGTCTCCGAGTTCGGCATCGACCGGCACTTCACCCGGATCGACGGGCTGCGCAGCGCCTCCGGCGGGCACAAGGCCGATTCGATGGTGACCCATCTCGCGGCCCTCGGCCTGGACCCCGCCGAGGTGCTCGTGATCGGCGACAGCCTGGACGACGCGCACGCTGCCCAGCACGTCGGGGCGCGGGCCGTGCTCTACACCGGCGGCATGACCAGCCGGAGGGACCTGATGGCGTTCGGCGTCCCGGTCGTGGATACCCTCGCGAACGCCATCGACTACGCCTGA
- a CDS encoding HAD hydrolase-like protein → MSIITREAYADAFRKVTGRPLVKLTQHNGRPDSEIVFETLAINGIVAEDDHLPEFLEALGEAFGARRKRLTKDGRTMAGAADALKAVARLDGTVQSVLTGTIKSNAVHKLTAFGLDRHVDFEVGGYGEEVYPKATLLQVAQGRARQKYGGTFDGGNTVMIGDSARDVQAARIAGASMIAVATGRSLPAELHEAGADVVLPDLSNPSEVVAAVAGLTSPARKAG, encoded by the coding sequence GTGTCCATCATCACCCGCGAGGCGTACGCGGACGCCTTCCGGAAGGTCACCGGGCGGCCTCTGGTCAAGCTGACCCAGCACAACGGCCGCCCGGACTCGGAGATCGTCTTCGAGACGCTGGCCATCAACGGGATCGTCGCCGAGGACGACCACCTCCCCGAGTTCCTGGAGGCGCTGGGCGAGGCCTTCGGAGCGCGGCGCAAGCGCCTGACCAAGGACGGCCGGACGATGGCCGGGGCGGCGGACGCGCTGAAGGCCGTGGCCAGGCTCGACGGCACGGTCCAGTCGGTGCTCACCGGCACGATAAAGAGCAACGCCGTGCACAAGCTGACCGCCTTCGGCCTGGACAGGCACGTGGACTTCGAGGTCGGCGGCTACGGCGAGGAGGTCTACCCCAAGGCCACCCTGCTCCAGGTCGCGCAGGGCCGGGCCAGGCAGAAGTACGGCGGCACCTTCGACGGCGGCAACACCGTGATGATCGGCGACTCGGCCAGGGACGTCCAGGCCGCCAGGATCGCCGGGGCGTCGATGATCGCGGTCGCCACCGGCCGCTCCCTCCCGGCCGAGCTCCACGAGGCGGGGGCCGACGTGGTCCTGCCCGACCTGTCCAACCCGTCGGAGGTCGTCGCGGCCGTGGCCGGGCTCACCTCACCGGCCCGCAAGGCCGGTTAG
- a CDS encoding pyridoxal phosphate-dependent decarboxylase family protein: MNERDQAAAALEMVAGAAGPYLESLGGRPVHDHGADDLLDLLDGPLPEDGEGTLDSVERLLHVGTEAATHSSGPRFFHFVVGGSTPAAQAGDWVTSLLDQAGGLWLTSPFATRAETVVLRWLKDLFGLPRSYGGVLTPSATFANLTGLACARQWWGERHGADVTADGLAGLPRMPVLAGGYIHPSSRKALLTLGCGRDGVRVFARDEAGRVDLEAMDRELGRIDGPAVIVGNAGEVNTGDFDPIDDLADLAGRHGAWLHVDGAFGLFAAASPRLSHLVRGVERAHSVAADGHKWLNVPYESGFAFVRDPELMGRTFGPWGAAYLPAEDDPHVNYNCLGPESSRRARALPIWATLRAYGRQGHREMVERHHDLALRLGATVEEAPDLELLAPVRLCVVCFRYRPPGVPEEELNALNAWIGRELLADGRVYAGTTTYRGMTALRPAILNWRTTEADIDLLASVVREIAARRP; the protein is encoded by the coding sequence TTGAACGAACGCGACCAGGCCGCGGCCGCGCTGGAGATGGTGGCCGGAGCCGCCGGCCCCTACCTCGAATCGCTCGGCGGGCGTCCCGTTCACGATCACGGGGCCGACGACCTGCTCGACCTGCTCGACGGCCCGCTCCCCGAGGACGGCGAAGGCACGCTGGACAGCGTCGAACGTCTGCTGCACGTCGGCACCGAGGCGGCGACGCACTCCTCGGGACCGCGTTTCTTCCACTTCGTCGTCGGCGGCTCCACCCCGGCGGCCCAGGCGGGCGACTGGGTGACCTCCCTGCTGGACCAGGCAGGCGGGCTCTGGCTGACCTCGCCGTTCGCCACCCGGGCGGAGACCGTCGTGCTGCGGTGGCTGAAGGACCTGTTCGGGCTGCCGCGGTCCTACGGCGGCGTGCTGACCCCGAGCGCGACCTTCGCCAACCTCACCGGGCTGGCGTGCGCCCGGCAGTGGTGGGGCGAGCGCCACGGTGCCGACGTGACGGCCGACGGGCTCGCCGGACTGCCGCGGATGCCCGTGCTGGCCGGGGGGTACATCCACCCCAGCAGCCGCAAGGCGCTGCTGACGCTCGGCTGCGGCCGGGACGGCGTCCGCGTCTTCGCCCGGGACGAGGCGGGGCGGGTCGACCTGGAGGCCATGGACCGGGAGCTCGGACGGATCGACGGCCCGGCGGTGATCGTCGGGAACGCGGGCGAGGTGAACACCGGAGACTTCGACCCCATCGACGACCTCGCTGACCTGGCCGGGCGGCACGGTGCCTGGCTGCACGTGGACGGGGCCTTCGGCCTGTTCGCGGCGGCCTCGCCCCGCCTGTCGCACCTGGTCAGGGGGGTGGAGCGGGCACACTCGGTGGCCGCGGACGGGCACAAGTGGCTCAACGTCCCCTACGAGAGCGGGTTCGCGTTCGTCCGCGACCCGGAGCTCATGGGCCGGACCTTCGGCCCGTGGGGCGCGGCGTACCTCCCGGCCGAGGACGACCCGCACGTCAACTACAACTGCCTGGGCCCGGAGTCCTCCCGCCGCGCGCGTGCGCTGCCCATCTGGGCGACCCTGCGGGCCTACGGCAGGCAGGGCCACCGGGAGATGGTCGAGCGCCACCACGATCTGGCCCTACGGCTGGGCGCGACCGTCGAAGAGGCCCCCGACCTGGAACTGCTCGCCCCGGTACGGCTGTGCGTGGTCTGCTTCCGCTACCGCCCGCCCGGCGTCCCCGAGGAGGAGCTGAACGCGCTGAACGCGTGGATCGGCCGGGAACTGCTCGCCGACGGCCGGGTCTACGCCGGGACCACCACCTACCGGGGCATGACCGCCCTGCGACCGGCCATCCTCAACTGGCGCACCACCGAGGCCGACATCGACCTGCTGGCCTCGGTCGTCCGCGAGATCGCCGCTCGCCGTCCGTGA